The genomic stretch TCACTCACGATCTCGGCACCGTTGCGGAGATCGCCGATAGGGTGCATGTGATGTACGCCGGCAAGATCGTTGAAAAGGCGCAAGTAGTGGAGATGTTCGATAACCCTCTCCACCCTTATACCGCAGGTTTGCTTGCTTCCCGCGTCAAGCGGGAGTACAAGGGCAAGGAGCTGCCTTACATCGAGGGGTATGTGCCTAGGGCCGACCAGTTTCCAGACGGTTGCAGGTTCAACCCGCGGTGTCCGAGAGCGATGGCCAAGTGCAAGGAGCTCGAGCCGCCCGAGTTCGAGCTCGGCCGGGGCCACACGGTGGCATGCTGGCTGTACGAGGGGAGTGAGGCCGGATGAAGATCCTTTCCGCAGCCGGTCTCAGGAAGTACTTTCCCATAAGATCCGGCGTATTCCTCCAGGTCACAGGCTATGTGAGGGCGCTCGAGGCCGTCGACTTTGAGATCAGTGAAGGCGAGACCATAGGAATCGTGGGTGAATCAGGGTGCGGCAAGAGCACCCTAGGAAGGACCATTGCGAAGATATACGAGCCGACAGCCGGAACCATAACCTATCACGATCCGAGCGGACGGAGCCATGATATCTCGAGGGCTTTGGGAAAGCGCGTCAAACAGACGTTCAGAAAAGACGTGCAGATGATATTCCAGAATCCTTTCGACTCACTGGACCCGCGGATGACCGTGAGGGACATAATACGCGAGCCTCTTGACACGCATAGGCTCTTCGACAGCGCGGCGGAGGTAGACGAGCGCGTCGCCGAGCTCTTGCGAAAGGTGGGGCTGTACCCGGAATACGCTCGCAGGTATCCTCACGAGTTCTCCGGCGGCCAGCGGCAAAGGATCGCCATTGCGCGCTCGATCGCGGTGAACCCTAGGCTGCTGATCTGTGATGAACCCACCTCTGCGCTGGATGTCTCGGTTCAGAGCCAAATCATCAACCTGCTCAAGGGGATCCAGGGCGAGACCAACATGTGCCTCGTCTTCATCTCCCATAACTTGGATGTGGTCCATCACATGAGCGACAGGATCATGGTGATGTACCTGGGGAACGTGGTTGAATCGGCGCCGGCCGTGGAGTTGTTTGACGAGCCGCTTCACCCGTACACACAAGCTCTGATGTCGGCTATTCCTGGCTGGAACCCGAGAGAACGGAAACTAAGCAAGGTGAAGCTCGAAGGAGAACCGCCCAGCCCGATCAATCCACCTCCGGGTTGTCCGTTTCACCCGAGGTGTCCCTATGTGTCGGAAGCGTGCAAGAGAGTCAAGCCAGAGCCGCGCGAGGTGAGCAGGGGGCACTTGTGCGCTTGCCATCTCCATGCTCGGTGAGCGCGCATGTCGGGGCGCTCCCGCCTTCGAGAGGGACCGCCAGTGATCGCACCCAACTGGGGGTGTAGAAATACTTCCGACTATCGGGAGGGGTTGCCGGTGCTTGCACGACGGGGCCTGGAAGAGAACTTGCGCACCCTCGCCGATATGCAGTGGCATGCAGTGACCGCCATGACGCGGGCCGCATTCGTCGGTTCTCGCGCGCGAAGTGGATGTGAGGGCGCGGAAAGCGGTGGTGAGTGTGGACAACACTGATTATGCTGACCTCACGACGGAGGAAATGAACCCCCGTTCCCGAGGGCTTGACCGGATGAGCACCGAAGAGATCCTGCGCCTGATGAACGAGGAGGATCGGCGTGTCCCCGAGGCCGTGGCCGAGGCGATCCCTGACATCGCAAAGGCTGTGGACATGATCGCTGCGAAGATGGCAAGCGGAGGAAGGCTCCTGTACGTGGGCGCCGGGACCAGCGGGCGCTTGGGCATTCTGGACGCCGTTGAGTGCGGGCCGACTTTCGGGGTATCGTCCGATCAAGTCTCCGCGATAATCGCAGGCGGGCCGGGGGCGGTCTTCCGTTCGGTTGAAGCGGCCGAGGACGACGAGGCGTCTGGAGCTGGGGATGTTGCAGGGTGCGTCACCGAGAAGGACGTGGTGGTGGGGATATCTGCGAGCGGGGTCACGCCGTACGTGAGGGGTGCGCTGAAAGCGGCCAGGGATATCGGTGCCGCGACCGTGGCGATCGTGTGCAACCACGCAGCCAAGCTGGACCTGAACGTCGATGTCGCGATATCGCTTGCCGTGGGGCCGGAGGTGTTGACCGGCTCCACCAGGCTGAAGGCCGGAACCGCGCAGAAGCTCGTGCTGAACATGATATCCACCGCGACCATGGTAAGACTCGGTAAGGTGTACGACAACTTCATGGTCGACATGCAGGCGACCAACAGGAAGCTGAAGCGCCGTGCCGTCAGGATCGTATCCACAGCTACTGGCCTTCGCGGCGAGGAGAGCGAACGGCTCCTGGACGAGGCGGGCGGGAGCATCAAGACGGCCATCGTAATGGCGCTCGCGTCGGTCGGACGGGTTGAGGCGGAGCGGGCCTTGGAGGCGGCGCGCGGTCACACGAGGGATGCGGTGCGAATCGCGGCCTTGGGCGACGCGCGTGCTTCGGGCGCCATATGAGTCGGGCGAGATATGATCGAAGAAGGGAGCATCAAGCGTGGACCGCGTGGGCTCCATGAGCATTGACGAGAAGATCGGTCAGATAGCTATGGTCGGTATCGACGGGCCTGAGCTGACCCCATCCGACGAGGAGTTCATCTCCAAGTATAGAGTGGGGAACGCGGTGTTCTTGGGAAGGAACATAGTCAGCCCAAGCCAGGCCCAGTCGCTCACACACAGATTCCAGGAGATCGCATCCCGCCGCAGACACCCAGTGGGGTTTCTCCTCTCCATAGATCAGGAAGGCGGGGTGGTAGCCCGGCTCACCCGCGGCGAGACGGTATTCCCGGGGAACATGGCGCTCGGCGCCACGAGGTCGGAGGAGTATGCGCGCAGGGCCGCCGAGGTTACAGCGGACGAGATGACAGCTCTAGGGTTCAACATGAACCTCGCGCCCGTCCTCGACATCAACAACAACCCCAGGAACCCCGGAATCGGGGTGCGCTCGTTCGGAGAGGACGTGTCCCTGGTCACGAGGCTCGGCGTGGCCATGATACGAGCGTACCAGCGTTCGGGGGTGGTCGCGACGGCGAAGCATTTTCCCGGCAAAGGGGACGTCACGGTGGACTCCCACCTCGACCTTCCGACGGTCGCACACAGCAAGGAACGGTTGGCCAGCGTGGAGCTTGCTCCATTCGAGGCGGCCATACGGGCGGGCGTGGAGGCGATCATGACCGCGCACGTGTTCTTCCCGGCTGTGGAGCCTGAGCCGGCCATTCCGGCGACTCTCTCGCGCAGCGTGCTCACTGGGTTGCTCAGGGACGAGCTGGGGTTCGAAGGGGTGGTCCTCACGGACGACCTCTTCATGGGCGCCATCCGGAAGAGGTTCACTACGGGAGAGGCCGCCGTCCGCGCCCTGGACGCCGGCGCAGACATGGTCCTCCTCTGCCACAATCAGGCAGAACAAGGTGCCGCCCTCGACGCCGTGCGCGACGCCGTGAGGAAGGGGACGCTTTCCGAGGAGCGGCTGGATGAGGCCGTCGGGCGTGTGCTTGCGTTGAAGGCGCGCTACGGATTGCTCGACCCGGAGAGATATCTCTCACTGCGCGGCCTGGAGCGCGTGGGAAGCGAGGAGAATCGCCAGGTGGCCCTTGAGATCGCCAGGCAATCGGTGACGCTCCTCGCAAACCGCCAGGGGCTCGTGCCGCTCGCGCCGCGGGAGTGTCGGAACCTCTTGGTGATGTCCCCCGACATCCGCGCGCTGACGCAAGTGGAGGAGGAGCAGCTATCGGAGTCGCCTCTCGCGGTCGCGATCAGGCGCTTTGTCCCGGGCGCGCGCAGCTTCGTGTTCTCCCAGTCGCCAACCGCCGTCGAGATAGCGGATGCGGTAAAGCTCGTGCTCTCGAGCGACGTAGACGTGGTCGTGGTTGGATCCTACAATGCGCACCTCTACGAACAGCAGGGCGCGCTCGTGAACGCGCTGCTCGATACAGGGGTGCCTCTCGTCGTCGTGGCCATGAGGAACCCCTATGACATCCAGATGTTTCCGTCGGTAAGCACGTACATAGCCGCGTACGGCTTTAGGGAGTGCACCATGCGAGCTGTGGCAGAGCTCATCTTCGGCCTGGCGAAGCCGAAGGGGCGACTGCCCGTGTCCATTCCAGGGATATGCGAGTACGGAAGCGGCCTGACCTTGTAGAAGGTCGCTATCAGTCGCTACCAGTTAGTTGCGCGAGGCGAGCTGAAGAATCTGAAAACAAAGGGCGAAAGGTGCATGGCTGAAGCGAGAGACGAAAACGTGATGCAGGTTGCGAAGACACCTGACTACTGCCTTGCGGTCGTCCGAGGGGGATACGGGTCCCTCGCCCCCGCCGAGCAGAAAGTGGCGTTCTTTATAATGGAACACCCGGAGTCCGCCGCGGGAATGACCTCCACCCAGCTGGCGGTGGCTGCGGGAGTGAGCGAGTCGACCGTGGTGAAGTGTTGCCAGCGGTTGGGATTCACGGGTTTTTTCCAGCTCAAACTGGCTTTGGTTCGGGAGCTTGCCACGAGCAGAGAGGGCGCCTTCGGTAAGGTGGAGCCTGAGGACGACGTTCCCACCATCTGTGACAAGATATTCACCACTACCCTCCAGGCGATTGAGGACACAGCCAAGGTACTGGACCCGAATGCTGTGGCCCGCGCCGCGGAAGCCATCCAGGGCGCGAAACGGGTATTCTTCTTTGGTGTTGGCTCGTCGGGGGTGGTAGCCCAGGACGCGCAGCTCAAGTTCATGCGCATAGGCATGACGGCTTTCAGCTACCTCGATACCCACGCCCAGCTTACGCAAGCCGCCCTGCTCGGCCCGGAGGACGTGGCGGTCGTGATAACCTACTCCGGTCGGACGCGCGAGGCAACCGATGTCATAAACCTCGCGCGCAAAGGCGGCGCGCGCACCATCTGCATCACGAACTTCCCGACATCACCAGCGGCCACGGCCTCGGACATCGTGCTCTGCACCACGGCTCACGAGGCCACCAGGCTCAGGGGGGGCGCCATGACATCCCGGTTGACCCAACTCGTCGTAATCGACTGCCTTTTTACCGCGGTGGCCATGAGGCGGTCCGACGAGGCGATGGAGCTGCTCATGAAGACCGTGGACGCGTTGGCATCGCGGAAGATCTAAGTATGTCGCCAGAAGTTCGCGCTACTTTTCGGCGGAGGGGTCCTACCCAGGGTTGCCGGTGTTGCCCTCCGGGGACGGCGCGCTTGCGGCGCGCCTCGTTCGAATTCGGCGCTTAAGACAGCCGAATTCTCCACGCCCCGTCGTGCAAGCACCGGCAACCCTAGCGCCGTCAAGAAAGGAGACGAGAACTATTTATTGGCGCCATACTTAGGCGGCTCGGGCGCTTATCCTTATAGGGCGTTTCAGGAAGGGGACATGGAAATGGCGAGTGGACGTCCGACCGCCCGGGACGGGGGCCGACGCGGTACAGGGGCCGCGAGCACGCCAGCCTTGTGGCGTAGTGGCAACGGCAGGGACAGACCCGCGAGCGCCGCAAGGGGCGATCCCAGGGTTAAGCTCGGGGTGACGAGGCTGCTCGAGGAGCCCGAGAGGTATTTTGGCAAGGCGCGGGCGCGGGTCGGGCTCGTAGCGAATTACAACGCCGTGGACGAACGGGCAGTGCCGATCATAAAGCTTTTCAGCGAGTGCTCGGGGATAAAGCTCGCCCGGATCTACGCGGCGGAGCACGGTCTATGGGGTTGTGAACAGGCCGGAGTAAAGGTGTGGCACGGGACGGACGAGCTCACCGGCGTGGAGGTCGTCAGCCTGTACGGGGAGGCCGTGAAGCCCACCCCGGAGATGCTTGATGGCATCGATGTGCTGGTCTGTGACGGCAACGACATCGGCTCGCGCTATTGGACGGGCCTTGCGACGGTGGCCCTGTGCATCGAGGCCGCAGCCGAGGCCGGGAAGCCTGTGATAGTTACGGACAGGCCCAACCCGCTCGGCGGGACGGTCATCGAAGGGAGCCTCCTCGATCCCCGGTACCGGTCGTTCGTGGGCTATGAGCGTATTCCCATGCGCCACGGCATGACCGCTGGCGAGCTTGCCGCCATGTTCGCCGCGCGATCGCGGATCGACGTGGACCTCACGGTGGTTCCCATGGATGGCTGGGAAAGACACATGCTCTTCCCTGATACGGGTCATTTCTGGACGGGCACCCCCAACATGCCGGGCTTTGAAACAGCCCTGGTGTACCCGGGCACCTGCCTCTTCGAGGGCACGACCCTTTCCGAAGGAAGGGGAACGACCAAGCCTTTCAGGCTCATCGGCGCGCCTTGGCTCGACCCCTTCGGCCTTGCCGAGGTATTGAACGATATGAGTCTAAAGGGCGTGCGCTTCAGGCCGGCACGCTTCAGGCCCATGTTCTCGAAGCACAGCGGGGTGGAGTGCGGCGGAGTTGAGGTGCATGTGACAGACCCTGGGGAGGTTCGTGCGGTGCTTCTCGGGGTCTCGATGCTCCATGCCGCAAGGAAACAGAACGAGCTGGAGTTTCAGTGGCGAGGCGCCGATGGAGGCAGCGCCAGCCACCGTCTTTTCATCGACCTTCTCGCCGGAGGCGCGGAACTCAGAGCCTGGCTCGAGGAGGGCGCGTCCCCGGACGAGATTATTGCGAGATGGGAGCCAGGGCTACGTGAGTTCGCGGAGATTCGGGAGCAGTACCTCATGTACCGGTGAAGATGTACCGGTGAAGGCCTGCACCGGCAGGGGCCTGCGCCGTGTCAGGGGGTGCGCCAGGATTCGCGCCTCCGAAGGGTGCTGCGTATCAATGAAGGCTCTTGCGCGCGCACCGGCAGGCGCTTTCTCCTACCGGTCTGCCCGTTGGCACGTCGACCTGTTCGGCTGCATGGCCGCGGAGGGCGCGCCCGTTCGCGGGCGCGTATCGGCGCATGTCGCGCCTGTCAAGCTCCTGGCCGCGGAAGCGCCTTGCAGATCCCGACGCACTCGCGGCAGCGGATGCAGTTGAGACCGTTGATTTCCTTCGGAACGTCAAGGTCCATCGGGCACACCTCAGTGCACCTTCCGCATCGCACGCACAGGTCCTCCCTGAAAGCGATGGAGCTCGGCGCTATCCTGTTAAATGGAGCGTATATGGCGCCTAGCGGGCACACGAAACGACAGAAGGGCCGTTTGACAAAGACCATCATCAGCAGAAGCGCTGCGGTGATCCCGACCTTGAGCCAGAAGAACGGGCCGATGAGCGAGCGGATCGTTCGGTCCCCAAGGGCGAGCGGCACGCCGGCCTCGAGCGTGCCCACGAAACACAGTTTGGAGAACCAAGGCTCTCCAGTAAGGAAGGGCACTGCAAACACGAGCCCTGCGAGCACCAAGTATCTCACGAACGTGAGACGGTTCGAGACTCGAACCTTTCGTACCGGGGCCTTATACAAGAGCTCCTGAAGCCCTCCTACCGGGCACGCCCAGCCACAGACCGCTCTTCCGACGACTGTCCCGATCGCTCCCAAGATGCCGAGGGTGAAAAACGGAACCCGGCGCGTCGCCGCGAAGTGTTGGAGCGTGCCTATGGGGCAGGCGAAGCTTGCGGCGGGACACGCGTAGCAGTTGAGCGTGGGGCAGGGGACGTACTTGAGGAACTTGACGAAATACGAATTGGCCAGGACGAAGCTCAAGGCCTGCCAGAGGCCTCGCCTGCGTGTCGTCGGCCCGTACGCGCGGGCGAGCCGTGGGAGCGCTGCCATCGCGCTCCGAGGTGCGCTTTCCGCCTGCGCGAGCTTGGCGGCGGCCGGCCGCGTCGACTGTATCGACATGCTGGCAGGTCCTGATGCTGCTTTGGGTTCATGAGGCTGGTTCAACCACGAATGGTCCAGCGAAGAACGCTTCCGCAACGTTGCATATCCCCCCTCGTCGGCGCGGCCAGGCCAGGCCGGGGCGCCGGATGCAAGACAATTGAAACGGGGCCTATGCGTGAGCGCCGTCTTGTCGCCCCTGTCCGACTCGCCCCTGTCGGCCCTGGCCTGCTTGCTCTGGCCCGGCCTCCCGTATCCCATCTGCCCATCTGCCGTGGCCCGTCGCGGGCCTGTCCTGAGGGTTTCCCCACGCGAGCAAGGGCGGTCACTGTATCCCTATACAGGAGAGGCACACGACCACCGCGTTGGCGAAGACGCGTGCGGGATCGCCTCTCAGAAGTCCCACAGCTATGAGGGTGACGGACAGGGCAATTGACGCGAGGAAAATCCCTCGTTTCATGGAGTTGGACATGCTCCCTTCTGCTGTGCGCGCCATGCGTGTTTGGGCGCAGAGATGCCGCTCGGCCGATCGCCGGAGCGCGGGCGCCTTCGGGGGGCGCGCTCGCGCACGGGTTGCCGTGCTCCTTCTAGCGAGCGGTACCGACAGCATACCGGTCATTATGCCGGTACTGCGATTGTACCTGTGATTATACCATTGTGCCAGGAGAGATCGTCGGTCATCAAGAGGGTCCCGGGGCGCTGCTCACCTCGTGCACTTTCGCTGAGCCTTCGTTTTCGCAAGGCCCGTACAGGCGGCATATTATGCTACAGGCAGGTGAAAGCGCACAGGGCGCCGAAAGGAGGTACAAGGCTGCGCGCCGGCGCTACCAAACGGTGTCTTTACGTAGGAGGTGAGACCTTGCGTCAGTCGTTCACTCTGATAGAGGTCGCCGGCATCCCCATCCGCCTTCACTGGTCGTTTCTTCTGTTCCTGGTATTCATGTTGATCTCTGGTGTGGTCGGGGCGGGACTTGCTTCGAGCTTGGGCGGCCTGGGGTTCATCATCGCTCTCTTCGCCTCAGTCACCCTTCACGAGCTTGGGCACAGCCTCGTGGCACGCAGGTTCGGCATCAAGGTAAAGGAGATCACGCTGCTTCCCATCGGCGGCGTCTCGCAGCTCGAGGAGATCCCCGATGATCCCAGGCAGGAGCTGCTCGTCGCGATCGCTGGACCCGCCGTAAGCCTAGGGCTCGCTGCGGTATTCATCGCGGCACTGCGCGCCACCGGGATCGCAATGGGACTCGGAACGATCGAGTATCTCTGGGGCGGGCGCTTCGTGGCGAGCCTTGCCTCGGCCAACGTCATCCTGGGCCTGTTCAATCTCATCCCCGCGTTCCCGATGGACGGCGGGCGTGTCCTGAGAGCCATCCTCGCGATGCGGATGAACTACCTCGAAGCCACCCGCATTGCCTCCTCAGTGGGGCAGGGGTTCGCGTTCCTGTTCGCCCTGCTCGGGCTCTTTACAAACCCGTGGCTCATATTCATCGCCCTTTTCATCTACATGGGAGCGGGCACTGAGGAGCGCACAGCGGAGATCCGACGAGTCCTGGGCGGCGTGCCGGTCAACCGGGTCATGACGACGAGGTTCGAGATAGTGTCGCCCACCGAGCCTCTGGCCGCAGTCCTTGAACGGGCATACCGGGGCTGCCAGGACGACTTCCCGGTCGTCGAGGGTGGGGTCGTGAAAGGGATCCTGACTAAAGCCTCCGTGCTTGCGGCCCTTCATGAGAAGGGCCCCGAGATCAGCGCGGCCGAGGCGATGCAGGTAGAGTTCGTTACGCTCAGCCCCACGGACATGCTGGCCCAAGTGTATGAGAAGATGCGCGGCTGCAACTGCTCGTCGCTGCCGGTGGTTCAAGATGGGAAACTCGTGGGCATGGTTGGACTTGAGAACATAGGACGCTTCTTCGCCTATGAGAGCGCAAAGCAGAAGCTTACGAGGGAGGAAGGGGACGCTCCCGGCGGGAGGGTGCTGTAGGGGGCAGCAGTGAAGCCAAGGCGATGCGAGACGGCGAACGCGGCCCGCGTCGCCTTTCCTTTTTCCTGTCCCTGCGGGCCGTTGGCAGCCCGAGCCCCGCGCCGCGTGGCACGCGAGGAACGGCACGCAACGCGCTGTCGGGCGTGCGACGCGGGGCTTCGCTTCTTGCCCCCGCTTGGGCGTTGTTGGGAAGTTGGACAACCTCGCGCGCCTCTCAGACGCGCCTCGACAACGTTCTGTGCCCAGGCTCCTCACAGGCTCCTTCGAGCACGTCCCTGAGCTCCGCAGGCGTGGCCGGCCGCGCCGGGGTGCCGAATGTCGGGTGGTTTTCCAGTTCCCTGGCGACTATCCAGTCCAGGTCGGGGCCGGCTAGGCCAGCCTCTATGAGGGTGCGCGGCAGGCCGATCGCCTCGAAGAGCGCCGGGATTCTCGAGGCCAACCACCGGAAAAGTGGTTCGGGTCCGGATCGGACGGACTGTGGCATAGCAATCCGAGGGGCCCGGCTTCCTCCCTCCCTCTCCGGTGCTGGAGCATCTCTGTCCTCCGAGGCCTTGTGCTGCAAGGCTTGGTCCAACGCTCGAGCCGCCCGCGCCAGCCGCGTCGAGGTTTCCGTGTCGCGTGCTTGCACCCTGAGCCCAGGCACCAGCAGGATCCCTACCATATTGCCATGAGATAGACCGAAGCGGTTGCAGAAGTGGACGAGTCCATGGGGTAACCCGAGTCGCCCGTTGGCGAAAGCCATGCCCATCAGGAGGCTTCCCCAGGACAAGGTGTCGCGGGTGGCAGGGTCCACCCTGCTCGCGGAACCAGGCGACTCGGCCCGGCTGACCGCAGGCGTGCGGTGCCGGTCCGGCGTGGCGGGAGCCGTTCCATCCAGCTCGGTTTCTCGAACGGCGTGCGATGCGACTGCGTACAAATCCTCCATACCGCGCGCGAGCGCGACGAACGCCGCCAACGCCACCTGCTGGACCTCTTCTGATGCAGCGGGGCTCGCCAAAACCTCGAGCGCCTGGGCGATAGCATCCACCGCCGCGATGATCGTTGGGGCGAGAGGAAGCGGGTCTGTGAGCGCGGGGTCGGCCGCGATGAAACGTGGGGACGGGATGCCGCGAAGGCTCCTCTTTTCTTCGCCAAGCTCAATAACGGCGTTGTCCGTGCTCTCCGAGCCTGTGCCGGATGTCGTCGTCACAGCAACCCAGGGGAGCGTCCTCTCTGATGACAACCTCCTCCGGCCCAGTTGGTAGGCGGCAATATCCACTAGAGCCTCCGATTTGTCGTGTCCATCCGCAGGACGGAGACCGGGACTTGTCAGAAGGTCTAGGTCTTCTCGCGAAGTCGCTCCCGAGACGGACGAGGCACCGCCCCCGCTGCCCTGGTCCTGATACGCAAGGGCTGCGATGGATTTCGCGACGTCGATGACCGTGCCGCCACCGATGGCGACTACGAGACCCAGACGTCCCCGCCGGACAGATTCTATGCCCGCCCGGATGGTTGCGTGGTCGGCGTGGCCGCGAACGACGAAGACCCTGGCACCGAAGCTCTTCATGCCGTCGACGAGCGCGGCTATTCCCGGCGCTCTGGAACTCGATTCTCCGACGACCACGAGGACGCCGCGGCGCCCGGCCTCCGCGAGCCCGGCCACCGCCTCGGGCACGACG from Bacillota bacterium encodes the following:
- a CDS encoding ATP-binding cassette domain-containing protein, translating into MKILSAAGLRKYFPIRSGVFLQVTGYVRALEAVDFEISEGETIGIVGESGCGKSTLGRTIAKIYEPTAGTITYHDPSGRSHDISRALGKRVKQTFRKDVQMIFQNPFDSLDPRMTVRDIIREPLDTHRLFDSAAEVDERVAELLRKVGLYPEYARRYPHEFSGGQRQRIAIARSIAVNPRLLICDEPTSALDVSVQSQIINLLKGIQGETNMCLVFISHNLDVVHHMSDRIMVMYLGNVVESAPAVELFDEPLHPYTQALMSAIPGWNPRERKLSKVKLEGEPPSPINPPPGCPFHPRCPYVSEACKRVKPEPREVSRGHLCACHLHAR
- the murQ gene encoding N-acetylmuramic acid 6-phosphate etherase, with product MNPRSRGLDRMSTEEILRLMNEEDRRVPEAVAEAIPDIAKAVDMIAAKMASGGRLLYVGAGTSGRLGILDAVECGPTFGVSSDQVSAIIAGGPGAVFRSVEAAEDDEASGAGDVAGCVTEKDVVVGISASGVTPYVRGALKAARDIGAATVAIVCNHAAKLDLNVDVAISLAVGPEVLTGSTRLKAGTAQKLVLNMISTATMVRLGKVYDNFMVDMQATNRKLKRRAVRIVSTATGLRGEESERLLDEAGGSIKTAIVMALASVGRVEAERALEAARGHTRDAVRIAALGDARASGAI
- the nagZ gene encoding beta-N-acetylhexosaminidase translates to MDRVGSMSIDEKIGQIAMVGIDGPELTPSDEEFISKYRVGNAVFLGRNIVSPSQAQSLTHRFQEIASRRRHPVGFLLSIDQEGGVVARLTRGETVFPGNMALGATRSEEYARRAAEVTADEMTALGFNMNLAPVLDINNNPRNPGIGVRSFGEDVSLVTRLGVAMIRAYQRSGVVATAKHFPGKGDVTVDSHLDLPTVAHSKERLASVELAPFEAAIRAGVEAIMTAHVFFPAVEPEPAIPATLSRSVLTGLLRDELGFEGVVLTDDLFMGAIRKRFTTGEAAVRALDAGADMVLLCHNQAEQGAALDAVRDAVRKGTLSEERLDEAVGRVLALKARYGLLDPERYLSLRGLERVGSEENRQVALEIARQSVTLLANRQGLVPLAPRECRNLLVMSPDIRALTQVEEEQLSESPLAVAIRRFVPGARSFVFSQSPTAVEIADAVKLVLSSDVDVVVVGSYNAHLYEQQGALVNALLDTGVPLVVVAMRNPYDIQMFPSVSTYIAAYGFRECTMRAVAELIFGLAKPKGRLPVSIPGICEYGSGLTL
- a CDS encoding MurR/RpiR family transcriptional regulator, with the protein product MAEARDENVMQVAKTPDYCLAVVRGGYGSLAPAEQKVAFFIMEHPESAAGMTSTQLAVAAGVSESTVVKCCQRLGFTGFFQLKLALVRELATSREGAFGKVEPEDDVPTICDKIFTTTLQAIEDTAKVLDPNAVARAAEAIQGAKRVFFFGVGSSGVVAQDAQLKFMRIGMTAFSYLDTHAQLTQAALLGPEDVAVVITYSGRTREATDVINLARKGGARTICITNFPTSPAATASDIVLCTTAHEATRLRGGAMTSRLTQLVVIDCLFTAVAMRRSDEAMELLMKTVDALASRKI
- a CDS encoding DUF1343 domain-containing protein is translated as MWRSGNGRDRPASAARGDPRVKLGVTRLLEEPERYFGKARARVGLVANYNAVDERAVPIIKLFSECSGIKLARIYAAEHGLWGCEQAGVKVWHGTDELTGVEVVSLYGEAVKPTPEMLDGIDVLVCDGNDIGSRYWTGLATVALCIEAAAEAGKPVIVTDRPNPLGGTVIEGSLLDPRYRSFVGYERIPMRHGMTAGELAAMFAARSRIDVDLTVVPMDGWERHMLFPDTGHFWTGTPNMPGFETALVYPGTCLFEGTTLSEGRGTTKPFRLIGAPWLDPFGLAEVLNDMSLKGVRFRPARFRPMFSKHSGVECGGVEVHVTDPGEVRAVLLGVSMLHAARKQNELEFQWRGADGGSASHRLFIDLLAGGAELRAWLEEGASPDEIIARWEPGLREFAEIREQYLMYR
- a CDS encoding 4Fe-4S binding protein, which encodes MSIQSTRPAAAKLAQAESAPRSAMAALPRLARAYGPTTRRRGLWQALSFVLANSYFVKFLKYVPCPTLNCYACPAASFACPIGTLQHFAATRRVPFFTLGILGAIGTVVGRAVCGWACPVGGLQELLYKAPVRKVRVSNRLTFVRYLVLAGLVFAVPFLTGEPWFSKLCFVGTLEAGVPLALGDRTIRSLIGPFFWLKVGITAALLLMMVFVKRPFCRFVCPLGAIYAPFNRIAPSSIAFREDLCVRCGRCTEVCPMDLDVPKEINGLNCIRCRECVGICKALPRPGA
- a CDS encoding CBS domain-containing protein → MRQSFTLIEVAGIPIRLHWSFLLFLVFMLISGVVGAGLASSLGGLGFIIALFASVTLHELGHSLVARRFGIKVKEITLLPIGGVSQLEEIPDDPRQELLVAIAGPAVSLGLAAVFIAALRATGIAMGLGTIEYLWGGRFVASLASANVILGLFNLIPAFPMDGGRVLRAILAMRMNYLEATRIASSVGQGFAFLFALLGLFTNPWLIFIALFIYMGAGTEERTAEIRRVLGGVPVNRVMTTRFEIVSPTEPLAAVLERAYRGCQDDFPVVEGGVVKGILTKASVLAALHEKGPEISAAEAMQVEFVTLSPTDMLAQVYEKMRGCNCSSLPVVQDGKLVGMVGLENIGRFFAYESAKQKLTREEGDAPGGRVL
- a CDS encoding iron-containing alcohol dehydrogenase, coding for MGTQHERGGDITGFRCVPGIVELEARTGVVRLNRAALPRAAERIVFGRGLATSVVPEAVAGLAEAGRRGVLVVVGESSSRAPGIAALVDGMKSFGARVFVVRGHADHATIRAGIESVRRGRLGLVVAIGGGTVIDVAKSIAALAYQDQGSGGGASSVSGATSREDLDLLTSPGLRPADGHDKSEALVDIAAYQLGRRRLSSERTLPWVAVTTTSGTGSESTDNAVIELGEEKRSLRGIPSPRFIAADPALTDPLPLAPTIIAAVDAIAQALEVLASPAASEEVQQVALAAFVALARGMEDLYAVASHAVRETELDGTAPATPDRHRTPAVSRAESPGSASRVDPATRDTLSWGSLLMGMAFANGRLGLPHGLVHFCNRFGLSHGNMVGILLVPGLRVQARDTETSTRLARAARALDQALQHKASEDRDAPAPEREGGSRAPRIAMPQSVRSGPEPLFRWLASRIPALFEAIGLPRTLIEAGLAGPDLDWIVARELENHPTFGTPARPATPAELRDVLEGACEEPGHRTLSRRV